In one window of Trichoderma breve strain T069 chromosome 7 map unlocalized scaffold00008, whole genome shotgun sequence DNA:
- a CDS encoding tetratricopeptide repeat domain-containing protein, giving the protein MSNSRRIDNNTFGDNATIHQGDINNVHNYPQERRETPPPLSQLIPFPRDPDFVNRGDMLDKISAHCLEPAGRVALVGLGGVGKSQLAIEFAHRFADKHKNIWVFWIHAATQERVQEGFRLIADAVKLPERKQPQADIPLLVKNWLSIEHNGRWIIILDSADETEVLYSASESVHDKRSLAAYIPKSRNGAIVLTTRNRSLASKLTGGHKHIIDVDTMSEADALTLLERKMGSPLLPSEASLAEDLVKALECIPLAIGQAAAYIQARRPRSSIEKYLAEFRKSERESVKLLKYEANDIGRDEETSNTVLRTWAISFDHIRSQQRSAADLLSLMSFFDRQGIPEWVLNHPTMQSNNLDETEKSESDAGEDSDNDISSSFEEDILVLRNYCLIAVNEEGNKFEMHRLVQLSIKSWLKAFGLQETFMQQYITRIAASFPTTKYENWAICRDLFAHVQVALDYRPNEDTLEDWVILCYKGGKYARRQGKYNLAEQMARKSKKVCEKKFGKDDALMLQSIWSLASIISEQGRWNEGEELHVQLVESYTAKFGADHPDTLRIMGDLAIIYWNQRRWDDAEELEVKVLEARKNTLGTDHPYTLHSMNSLASTYRKQGRLNEAEKLLVQVTEAYKNTLGIDHPYTLEGMQELESTYRNQGRWDEAEELGMQVVEARKNMFGADHPYTLQSMGNLALTYYKQGRWEEAEKLEVQVMKALKMNLGADHPDTLSGMNNLAITWKKQGVQHPVTLGSSKWLEIWSNDRE; this is encoded by the exons ATGTCAAATTCTCGCCGTATTGACAACAACACTTTTGGCGATAATGCCACGATCCATCAAGGCGATATTAACAATGTGCACAACTACCCCCAGG AACGACGAGAAACTCCACCACCGCTTTCTCAGTTGATCCCTTTTCCTCGTGACCCCGATTTCGTCAACCGAGGAGACATGCTCGACAAAATTTCTGCGCACTGCTTGGAGCCCGCCGGTCGAGTGGCGCTCGTGGggcttggtggtgttggaAAATCGCAGCTGGCCATTGAATTCGCCCACAGATTCGCCGACAAGCATAAGAATATCTGGGTGTTCTGGATTCATGCAGCTACACAGGAGCGTGTTCAAGAAGGCTTCAGGTTGATTGCCGACGCCGTTAAATTGCCTGAGCGGAAGCAACCCCAGGCTGATATACCGCTTCTTGTAAAAAATTGGCTATCCATCGAACACAATGGTCGGTGGATTATCATCCTTGATAGTGCCGATGAAACCGAGGTACTCTATAGCGCAAGTGAAAGTGTCCATGACAAGCGGTCATTAGCGGCATACATTCCCAAGAGTCGAAACGGAGCTATCGTCCTTACCACGCGCAATAGAAGCCTTGCTTCCAAACTGACTGGGGGACACAAGCATATAATTGACGTCGATACAATGTCAGAGGCGGATGCACTTACATTGTtagagaggaagatgggATCACCTTTGTTGCCTTCGGAGGCAAGTTTGGCGGAAGATCTGGTGAAAGCATTGGAATGTATACCCCTGGCTATTGGCCAGGCCGCTGCCTATATACAAGCGAGAAGGCCGCGAAGTTCGATTGAGAAATATCTCGCCGAGTTTCGAAAGAGCGAACGAGAAAGCGTGAAACTTTTAAAGTATGAAGCAAACGATATAGGGCGGGACGAGGAGACATCGAACACAGTCCTCAGAACATGGGCAATCTCATTCGACCATATTCGCTCGCAGCAACGTTCTGCGGCAGATCTTCTATCGCTCATGAGTTTCTTCGATCGACAAGGCATTCCAGAGTGGGTGCTCAACCATCCCACGATGCAAAGCAACAATCTGGATGAGACTGAAAAATCAGAATCCGACGCTGGCGAAGATTCTGATAATGATATCAGTAGCAGTTTTGAAGAAGACATATTGGTTCTGAGGAACTACTGCCTTATCGCTGTGAATGAAGAAGGGAATAAGTTTGAGATGCACAGACTCGTACAACTCTCAATAAAAAGTTGGCTGAAAGCTTTTGGACTACAAGAGACGTTCATGCAGCAGTACATTACGCGGATAGCAGCGTCATTCCCAACAACAAAATATGAGAACTGGGCGATTTGTCGGGACCTCTTTGCACATGTTCAGGTGGCCCTTGATTATCGACCGAATGAGGATACCCTCGAAGATTGGGTGATTCTGTGTTATAAGGGAGGAAAGTATGCGCGTCGCCAAGGGAAATATAATCTTGCAGAGCAAATGGCGAGGAAGTCTAAGAAGGTGTGCGAGAAGAAATTTGGAAAGGATGACGCTCTAATGTTACAAAGTATATGGTCATTGGCATCAATAATATCAGAGCAAGGCCGTTGGaatgaaggtgaagagctACATGTGCAATTGGTGGAAAGTTACACGGCCAAATTTGGAGCCGATCATCCAGATACGCTCAGAATCATGGGCGACCTTGCAATTATATATTGGAATCAACGCCGATgggatgatgctgaagagctAGAGGTGAAAGTACTAGAGGCTCGCAAGAATACGCTTGGGACCGACCATCCATATACCCTGCACAGCATGAACAGTCTTGCATCGACATACAGGAAGCAAGGCCGATTAAatgaagctgagaagctgctggtgcaAGTAACAGAGGCCTACAAGAATACCCTTGGAATCGATCATCCATATACGCTTGAAGGTATGCAAGAGCTTGAATCAACATATAGGAATCAAGGCCGAtgggatgaagctgaagagctaGGGATGCAAGTAGTAGAGGCTCGCAAGAATATGTTTGGAGCCGACCATCCATATACCCTGCAGAGTATGGGCAATCTCGCATTAACATATTATAAACAAGGCAGAtgggaagaagctgagaagctAGAAGTGCAAGTGATGAAGGCTCTCAAGATGAACCTGGGAGCCGACCATCCAGACACACTGAGCGGCATGAATAATCTCGCAATTAcctggaagaagcaag GCGTGCAGCATCCAGTTACCTTGGGCTCTTCAAAATGGCTAGAAATATGGAGCAATGATAGAGAATAA